GGCCGGGTTCACCGGGTACGACGACCCGTCGAGCACCTTGCCGTGCAGGTCGATCTTCACGAGGTTGCTGGCCGTCACTTCGCTGTAGTGCAGGCCGAAGGGGTTGATGAGGAACTGCTTCTCGCCACCGGTCACGCTGTCGGGCAGCCGCACCGTGATGTGGTTGTAGATCATCTCGACCCAGCCCAGCATCGCGAAGACGCGATAGCAGGCCGCGAGCTCTTCGCGCGCGGCGCGCTCGTCGGGGTGGATCGAGGGATGGACCAACGCCGAAGGCGAAGTGGCGAGTGGGGTGTTCATTGCAGTTCCTTCATACGGTTAACCCTCCGCGGTGAAGCCGACCTCTTTGACGATCGGCGCCCACTTGGCGGTGTCTTTCTTGAGCAGCTCGGTCAGCTCCGCGGGCGTGGAAGACATGGCCTCCAGCCCGAAGGTGCCCAAGCCGTCGATCACGTCTTTCTGCGCGAGCGAGTTCTTCATCGCGGTGTTCAGTCGCGTCACCAGTTCGGGCGATGCCTTGGCCGGCAGGAAGAAGGCGAACCATTCGCTGTGCGCCATGTTCTTGATGCCCTGCTCGCCGAAGGTCGGCACGTCGGGCGCGAAGCGGCTGCGCTTGGCACCCGAGACGCCCAGGATGCGCACCTTGCCCGAGGGCAGGTGCTGCGTGATGTCGCCGATGGGCCCCGACACGGCCGAGATATTCCCGCCCAGCAGGTCGAGCATGGCCGGCTGCGTGCCGCGATAGCCCGCGTGCTTGAGGTCGACGCCGGCCTGCATGCCCAGCAGCGCGCCGATGAAGTGCGGCGTGGAGCCCGCGGCCGGCGAGCCGTAGTTGGCGCCGGCCGGGTTGGCCTTGGCCCAGGCCAGGAACTCGGGCACGCTCTTCACGCTGGCCGGCACCGACGGGCCGACGGCAAAGCCGAAGTCGAAGATGCAGCCGATGGTGACGGGGGTGATGTCCACCATCGGGTCGTACGGCAGCTTCTTGTAGATGTGCGGGTAGATCGTGAGGATCGAGGTCGGCGTCTGCAGGATGGTGGTGCCGTCGGCCGGCCGACCCTTCACGTACGTGACCGCGATCTGGCCGCCCGCGCCGGTGCGGTTCTCGACCACGGCCGCCTTGGCGTACTCGGGGCTGAGCTTCTGCGCCACGCGGCGGCAGATGGTGTCCGAGGTGCCGCCGGCCGCGAAGCCGGTGACGATGGTCGCGGTCTCGATGCCCGCTTGCGCGTAGGCCTGCTGGCCGATGCTCGCGAGCAGCGCCGAGGCGCCGGTGGTCTGAAGGATCTGGCGGCGTGTGAAGCTCATGATGGGTCTCTCTCCGGGTAGTGGTGATTTGTGAGCGCGTATTTTTCCAGCAAGGCATGGGGCGGGACCCCGCGTTTACCTCACGTTTTGAAAGCCGCGTCGCGTTTTCCTCCGTCCGGCGAGTTCGCTGTCAGAACATTCCGTTCTTGTTGGCGGCGGTC
This region of Variovorax sp. RKNM96 genomic DNA includes:
- a CDS encoding Bug family tripartite tricarboxylate transporter substrate binding protein, whose translation is MSFTRRQILQTTGASALLASIGQQAYAQAGIETATIVTGFAAGGTSDTICRRVAQKLSPEYAKAAVVENRTGAGGQIAVTYVKGRPADGTTILQTPTSILTIYPHIYKKLPYDPMVDITPVTIGCIFDFGFAVGPSVPASVKSVPEFLAWAKANPAGANYGSPAAGSTPHFIGALLGMQAGVDLKHAGYRGTQPAMLDLLGGNISAVSGPIGDITQHLPSGKVRILGVSGAKRSRFAPDVPTFGEQGIKNMAHSEWFAFFLPAKASPELVTRLNTAMKNSLAQKDVIDGLGTFGLEAMSSTPAELTELLKKDTAKWAPIVKEVGFTAEG